A stretch of DNA from Brevibacillus ruminantium:
ATGCGTCCATTGAGCACAACCAGGTCCGCGAGCTTTCCGACTTCGATACTGCCTTTCTGCTCCTCTTCAAAGCTGGCATACGCACCATGCAGGGTGAACATGCGAATCGCATGCAAAACGCTGACGCCTTGCCGAGTCCCCACAATGGCCCCGCTTTTTGTTGTTCGATTGACAGCCGCGTGGATGCCGAGCAGAGGAGAATACGCAGTCACAGGACAATCCGATGCGCCAGCCGCCAGGACACCCGCGCGAACGAAATCGCCCACTGGATACATATGCTCGGCCCGCTCACCCAGATGATGCAGATAGCTGTCCCCAAATTCGTACAGGAAAGCGGGATTGGGAGTGGGAATCACGCCCAGCTTTGCGATCCGCTCGACCAGATCAGGCGCCGAAACGCCTGCATGCTCGATCCGGTGGCGATGATTGTCTCGGGGATGCTTTTTCAGGGCTTCTTCAAAACAGTCAAGCAGCATCTCAATGGCCTGATCACCCTGGGCATGTGCCGTTAGCTGAAACCCTTTTTCATGCGCCTCTCCCAAAATTCTATTCAACTCGTCCGGGGAAAAGTAGAGAATCCCGCGATCCCCCGGCTTGCTTGTATACGGTTCTCGCATCGCCATCGTGGCGGCTGCGCTGGCTCCGTCTACAAATACCTTGGCAGGCCCGATCCGAAATCTCTCATCGCCGAGGCCCGTGACAATCCCGGCATCCAGCATGGTGCGGACGAAGCTCTCCGATTCGTTCAGGGCCCCGATCATGGCATAGATACGCACCTTCACATCGCCTGACTGGACGGCCTTCTGCATGGCCCGCAAATTCGCCGGACCGTATCCCCCCGCATCATGCACACTCGTAATCCCGGAGGCGATAAAATCTTTGGCAGCCAGCCGAAGGCCCTCCAGGTACTCGTCCTCCGTGAATGCTGCCGCCTCAAACATCTGCATATGTGCGGTTTCAATGAGCAGACCAGTCAGATTGCCCTGTTCATCTCGCTGCAGTCTGCCGCCGCGAGGATCGGGGGTGCTTTCATCGAACCCCGCACGCTGCAGCGCTTGACGGTTGACGATCGAATGATGGGCACAAGTCCGCATGACAAAGACGGGATGTTCACCAGATACCTGCTCCAGCTCCTGAAGTGTCGGAAAGCGTTTTTCGCGCATGTTGTCCTCGTGAAACCCGTTGGCCCGCACCCACTCACCTGCTGGAGTTCGTGCCGCTTGCTCCTTCAGCGCAGCAAGCAGCGATTCGATGGAATCGATTCCGCGCGCCTTGCAATCCACGCCCATTTTGTTGGTCCCGTAGATGGTGATGTGCAGATGAGCGTCATTGAATCCGGGCAGCAAGCTTTTCCCCTTCAGGTCATACACCTGTGTACTTGCCCTGATCCACTGCTTTACTTCTTCATTTCTGCCTGTTGCCACAATGCGATTGCCGCGTATGGCCACTGCCTCTACGATCTGGTCTTGCGGATCGACGGTAATCACCTGTCCATTCAAAAAAACAACATCAGCCATGCTGCATCCTCCTTTGCGTCATGAGACGGGTTGGTGTGCTTCTTCACTGGGCATGCTCTCTTCTTTACCGGCAAACAATTGCTGGGTGATCAGATGAACGGCAAACATCATCACCACATTGATAAACAAAGCGATGATGCCGACGTTCAAATCTTTGATGACGGCTGGCAGCGATGGAAAAAGCGTGCCAACACTCACTTGGGCGATCGTGACATAGGCGACTGTCAGAACACCGCTGGCGATACCTGCAAAGGCGCCATATTTGTTTACCAGCGGCCGGGCGGGAACGGAGAATAACAGCGCCGGAAACAGCTGGGTAACCAGGCTGTACCCCATTAACAGCAGGGTGACGAGGGTATCTCCTCCGTTTAATGTATAGTAGAGAGAAATCAGCGACAGTACCGGTACCAGCCCCTTCGCGATTCGCGGCAGCTGCTTGTCCGTCGCAGACGGAATCAACACCTGAATGACGTTTTTGGACAGCAAGGTGGCCGCCGTCATCAACAGCATGGACCCTGGCACCAGCGCAGTGAGTAAACCCGCAGCACCGATCAGCCCGACTATCCACGGATCAAAGGTTTGGATAGAAAGCCGGAGCAGCGACAAATCCCCGTCCGCCCCTTTCAGTCCGGGTACCTGCAGGATCGCGGTGAACCCGACGAAAAAAACGAACAGCAGCATCAGGGTGTAGAGAGGCAGAATTACCGTATTTTTCTTGAATACCGATGCGCTTTTCGCAGAAAACACCGAGCCAAAGGTATGCGGCCACATATAAAATCCCATCACGGTCAGTAGTACGGTGGAAATAAACCAGGAAATGCTCATCCCCTCTTTGGGAAAGGTCAGGAAATCGGGATTGGCTGCGTGAACAGCTTCGAACATCGGCTGAATCCCTCCGTAGTAATGGAAGGGCAAGTAAAGTCCGAGAAACAAGACCACGAAGAAAATCATGATGTCTTTGATCACGGCCGTCCAGGCAGATCCATGAATCCCTGAAATCATGACATAGGCGGTGACAGCAATTACCCCGATCCAGACCGCAGCAGCCGGCGAGATACTGCCGTAGGATGCTTCCGAAACAATAATCCCCAGGCCCTTAAACTGAAGCACCAGATAGGGGATGATCGCCAAAACCCCGACGGCGGAAACCAGAATCCCGAGCACAGGGCTTTTGTATTTGCTGACAAAAAAATCGGACTGTGAGACCAGCTTATGTCGTTTGGC
This window harbors:
- a CDS encoding amidohydrolase codes for the protein MADVVFLNGQVITVDPQDQIVEAVAIRGNRIVATGRNEEVKQWIRASTQVYDLKGKSLLPGFNDAHLHITIYGTNKMGVDCKARGIDSIESLLAALKEQAARTPAGEWVRANGFHEDNMREKRFPTLQELEQVSGEHPVFVMRTCAHHSIVNRQALQRAGFDESTPDPRGGRLQRDEQGNLTGLLIETAHMQMFEAAAFTEDEYLEGLRLAAKDFIASGITSVHDAGGYGPANLRAMQKAVQSGDVKVRIYAMIGALNESESFVRTMLDAGIVTGLGDERFRIGPAKVFVDGASAAATMAMREPYTSKPGDRGILYFSPDELNRILGEAHEKGFQLTAHAQGDQAIEMLLDCFEEALKKHPRDNHRHRIEHAGVSAPDLVERIAKLGVIPTPNPAFLYEFGDSYLHHLGERAEHMYPVGDFVRAGVLAAGASDCPVTAYSPLLGIHAAVNRTTKSGAIVGTRQGVSVLHAIRMFTLHGAYASFEEEQKGSIEVGKLADLVVLNGRILDTPVEEIKEMQVELTMIDGEILFTSQQVKM
- a CDS encoding sodium:solute symporter family protein; this translates as MNIALVIIFVFLLSSLFFGIRAQKGKDMNMEQWTVGGRGFGTIFIFLLVAGEIYTTFTFLGGSGWAYSKGAPSYYVLAYISLAYALSYWLLPPIWRYAKRHKLVSQSDFFVSKYKSPVLGILVSAVGVLAIIPYLVLQFKGLGIIVSEASYGSISPAAAVWIGVIAVTAYVMISGIHGSAWTAVIKDIMIFFVVLFLGLYLPFHYYGGIQPMFEAVHAANPDFLTFPKEGMSISWFISTVLLTVMGFYMWPHTFGSVFSAKSASVFKKNTVILPLYTLMLLFVFFVGFTAILQVPGLKGADGDLSLLRLSIQTFDPWIVGLIGAAGLLTALVPGSMLLMTAATLLSKNVIQVLIPSATDKQLPRIAKGLVPVLSLISLYYTLNGGDTLVTLLLMGYSLVTQLFPALLFSVPARPLVNKYGAFAGIASGVLTVAYVTIAQVSVGTLFPSLPAVIKDLNVGIIALFINVVMMFAVHLITQQLFAGKEESMPSEEAHQPVS